One window of Catharus ustulatus isolate bCatUst1 chromosome 3, bCatUst1.pri.v2, whole genome shotgun sequence genomic DNA carries:
- the LOC116994616 gene encoding gallinacin-10-like, which translates to MKILYLLFAVFLLLFQATSGSADPLFADTVECRSQGKFCRAGACPPTFAATGTCHGGLLNCCSKILPE; encoded by the exons ATGAAGATCCTCTACCTGCTCTTCGctgtcttcctcctcctcttccaggcTACTTCAG GTTCTGCAGACCCTCTTTTTGCTGACACCGTGGAGTGCCGGAGCCAGGGGAAATTCTGCCGTGCCGGGGCGTGCCCACCCACCTTCGCTGCCACGGGGACGTGCCACGGGGGGCTGCTGAACTGCTGCTCCAA